ATGCCGGACTCGGCGAGCGGGGTGTCGATCACCCGGTCCTCGCCGAAGTCCTTCTGCAGGCCGTCGGTGACCCGGAAGACGCCGCCGAGCTTGCCGACGTCCTCACCCATGATCAGGACCTTGGGGTCGGTCTCCAGGGCGGTGCGCAGCGAGGCGTTGATGGCCTTGACGATGGAGAGCTTCTCGGCAGCCATGATCAGTTGCTCTCCTCTGCGAAGGACGCCTGGTATGCGGCGAATTGGGCGCGCTCTTCGTCGACGAGGGCGTGGCCGTCGGCGTAGATGTTCTCGAAGATGGCCATGTTGTCGGGGTCCGGCATGCTCCGGACGGCGTCGCGCACCCGCTTGGCGAGGGCGTCGGCCTCGGTCTCCAGCCCGGCGAAGAACGTTTCGTCGGCGTTGCCCTCGCTCTCGAGGTAGGCGCGCAGCCGCAGGATCGGGTCCTTGGCCTCCCACTGCTCGCGCTCCTCGTCCCGGCGGTACTTCGTCGGGTCGTCGGAGGTGGTGTGGGCGCCCATGCGGTACGTGAAGGCCTCGATGAGCATCGGCCCCTGGCCGGTGCGGGCACGCTCGAGGGCGGCCTTGGTGACGGCGAGGACGGCGAGGACGTCATTGCCGTCGACGCGGACGCCGGGGAAGCCGTAGCCCTGGGCGCGCTGGTAGAGCGGGACGCGGGTCTGCCGCTCGGTGGGCTCGGAGATGGCCCACTGGTTGTTCTGGCAGAAGAAGACGACCGGGGCGTTGTAGACGGCCGAGAAGGTGAACGCCTCCGCGACGTCGCCCTGGCTGGACGCGCCGTCGCCGAAGTAGGCGATCACGGCGGAGTCGGCGCCGTCCTTGGCCACGCCCATGGCGTAACCGGTCGCGTGCAGCGCCTGCGAGCCGATGACGATGGTGTAGAGGTGGAAGTTGTTCTCGTTGGGGTCCCAGCCGCCGTGGTTGACCCCGCGGAACATCCCCAGCAGATTGGTCGGGTCGACCCCGCGGCACCAGGCGACGCCGTGCTCGCGGTAGGTGGGGAAGACGTAGTCGTCGGGGCGGGTGGCCCGGCCGGAGCCGATCTGCGCGGCCTCCTGGCCGAGCAGCGAGGCCCACAGACCCAGCTCGCCCTGCCGCTGCAAGGTGGTGGCCTCGGCGTCGAACCTGCGGGTCAGCACCATGTCCCGGTACAGGCCGCGCAGTTCCTCGGGCGTCAGGTCGATGGAGTAATCCGGGTGCTCGACCCGTACGCCTTCGGGCGTCAGCAGTTGCACGAGCTCCGGCTGCCCCGGCGAGGCGGCCGGCTTCCCGGCGCGCTTGCTGCTGCTGCGTCGCGGCTTGCGCGCGGCAGTGCTGTCCACGGTCACGTGTGCTCCTCCGTCTGTCCGGCCCCCGGGGTCGCCGGCGGCCAGAGGGGGTCCCCCCGCCGTGAGACAGGGGAAGGCTCGCTCGATCCCCGACGGCACACGGGGTGGGTGTGCCGAGGCCGGAACCGGGCGTGACAGGCGCCCCGGCTAAAGGCCTGCAATAAGCACGTTACCCAGAAGGCCGCATTCCTGCGAAACCCCTACTGACCTGCGATTTTGCTTGGATTTCCAAGTAAATACGCAAAGCGGGGTTCCGCTACTGGTCACAGCCTTGTGAGCACAGCCCTGCGGACTGCCGGAACGACCGCACGTTATCCCGGAGGACAAGAGCAGGGGAAGAGTCGATGTGTGAGACTGATCGTGTGCCCGAACAACGAAAAATCACGGTATTTCTGCTCGACGACCATGAGGTCGTCCGTCGGGGCGTCCACGAGATGCTCTCCGTGGAGGAGGACATCGAGGTCGTGGGCGAGGCCGGGACGGTCGCCGACGCACTCGTGCGCATTCCCGCCACCAGGCCGGATGTGGCCGTTCTGGACGTGCGCCTTCCGGATGGCAGCGGAGTAGAAGTATGCCGCGAGATCCGTTCTCAGGACGAAAACATCAAATGTTTGATGCTCACGTCGTTCGCGGACGACGAAGCACTGTTTGACGCGATCATGGCAGGCGCGTCGGGCTATGTCCTGAAAGCCATCCGCGGCAATGAACTGCTCTCGGCGGTGCGCGACGTGGCCGCCGGCAAATCCCTGCTGGACCCGGTCGCGACCGCCCGGGTGCTGGAGCGGCTGCGCGACGGCAAGGACCCCAAGGGCGACGACCGGCTCGCGAACCTCACCGACCAGGAGCGCCGGATCCTGGATCTGATCGGCGAGGGCCTGACCAACCGCGTCATCGGCGAGCGGCTGCACCTCGCCGAGAAGACGATCAAGAACTACGTCTCCAGCCTGCTCTCCAAGCTGGGCATGGAGCGCCGCTCCCAGGCCGCCGCCTACGTGGCCCGGCTCCAGGCGGAGAAGTCCCGCTGACCGGCCGGCCCGCCCAGTCCGCCCAGTCCGACCGGCCCGACCGGCCGGCCGGCCGGCGAAACGCGGGGAATCGGGACCAACGTCCCGCGGCGAAAGGGGCGGGTGTCCCCTTCCTCCGCACCACCCCCAGCGGGCACAGTAGTGACCATGCTTTCTGAGCTTTCCGGACTTTCCGGGCTTTCCCGCCTGTCCGGCTCCCCCCGACCGACCGGACCGTCCCAGGCGACGGACCGCCTTGAGGCGACCGACGAGCACCGAGCGCTCGAGCTGCTCGCCCGCACCCCCTACGGCCGGGCCTCGGTCAGCATGCGCGCCCTCCCCTTCGTCACCGTCGCCCGCCACATCGTGGTCGACGCCCCCTCGGCGGCATCGGCGCCCTCTTCGGCGCCCTCCTCCCGCGTCCTGCTGCGCCTGCACGGCGGCTTCGGCTACGCCCAGGCGTGCGACGGCAGCGTCGTCGCGTACAGCGCCGACAACCTCAGCGGCCGCCAGGAGGGCGACGAGGACGTGTGGACCGTCCAATTCGTGGGCATGGCCCGGCTCTTCACCCCGAGCGCCGCCGAGATCGAGCTGTTCGGCCGGCCCCCGCGCACCGCGGACGGAGCGCCCTTCGATCCCGAATACCTGTGCGTCGAACCGCAGTTCATCAGCCTGCATCACCTGGAAGGCGTCCCCGCGCGACAGTTCACGCACTCCCCGTGATCTAACATTTGACACGTGCCGCGCTCACTTGTCTCCCCTGTACACGCCGGACCTGTTCACGCCGGAACTCAGGGGCCCGACGGCGGCACCCTGCGCACCCTGCTGGGCCGCTACGGACTCGACGGTGAGCCCGTCTCCTGCGAACCGCTGACCGAGGGCCTCCTCAACCGCGGTTACCGCCTCTCCACCACCCGTGGCCGCTTCTTCCTCAAGCACCACCTCGACGGCGACCAGGCCGCCATCGCCCGCCAGCACCATGTGACGCTCCGGCTGGGCGCGCTCGGCCTGCCCGTAGCCCCTCCCGTCGCCGACGCCGAGGGCTCCACGGTCACCGTCCTCGGCGGCCGCTGCTACGCCCTGCACCCCTGGGTCGACGGCCGGCACCGCGACGGCGAGGAGCTCACCGCCGCCCAGTCCCGCCGCCTCGGCACCCTGCTCGGCCACGTCCACACCTGCCTGGAGCAGGTCATGGAGGGCCCGGAAGGGGCCTGTGAGGGCTCCGGGCCCGCCCCGGACGCCGCGG
The window above is part of the Streptomyces syringium genome. Proteins encoded here:
- the pdhA gene encoding pyruvate dehydrogenase (acetyl-transferring) E1 component subunit alpha; the protein is MTVDSTAARKPRRSSSKRAGKPAASPGQPELVQLLTPEGVRVEHPDYSIDLTPEELRGLYRDMVLTRRFDAEATTLQRQGELGLWASLLGQEAAQIGSGRATRPDDYVFPTYREHGVAWCRGVDPTNLLGMFRGVNHGGWDPNENNFHLYTIVIGSQALHATGYAMGVAKDGADSAVIAYFGDGASSQGDVAEAFTFSAVYNAPVVFFCQNNQWAISEPTERQTRVPLYQRAQGYGFPGVRVDGNDVLAVLAVTKAALERARTGQGPMLIEAFTYRMGAHTTSDDPTKYRRDEEREQWEAKDPILRLRAYLESEGNADETFFAGLETEADALAKRVRDAVRSMPDPDNMAIFENIYADGHALVDEERAQFAAYQASFAEESN
- a CDS encoding response regulator; the encoded protein is MPEQRKITVFLLDDHEVVRRGVHEMLSVEEDIEVVGEAGTVADALVRIPATRPDVAVLDVRLPDGSGVEVCREIRSQDENIKCLMLTSFADDEALFDAIMAGASGYVLKAIRGNELLSAVRDVAAGKSLLDPVATARVLERLRDGKDPKGDDRLANLTDQERRILDLIGEGLTNRVIGERLHLAEKTIKNYVSSLLSKLGMERRSQAAAYVARLQAEKSR
- a CDS encoding pyridoxamine 5'-phosphate oxidase family protein is translated as MLSELSGLSGLSRLSGSPRPTGPSQATDRLEATDEHRALELLARTPYGRASVSMRALPFVTVARHIVVDAPSAASAPSSAPSSRVLLRLHGGFGYAQACDGSVVAYSADNLSGRQEGDEDVWTVQFVGMARLFTPSAAEIELFGRPPRTADGAPFDPEYLCVEPQFISLHHLEGVPARQFTHSP